A genomic window from Providencia alcalifaciens includes:
- the nadC gene encoding carboxylating nicotinate-nucleotide diphosphorylase, with product MTTRRYDEQERRKLLMARLITDIPFMVSVALKEDLGQVVDYKRDITGQLLNEDAQATARIITREEGIFCGQKWLEEVFYQLGNKVKVDWKVQDGDKVSPDQILCEMRGPSQILLTGERTALNFVQTLSSVSTVTAKYVAFLEGTRTKLLDTRKTIPGLRSALKYAVLMGGGYNHRLGLSDAYLIKENHIISAGSVSQAVSLARQAHLDVPIEVEVENLEELLQALKAQADIIMLDNFTTDMMKDAVVLTDGKAALEVSGNVTDKTIREFALTGIDFISVGALTKHIQALDLSMRFIEPESQTELI from the coding sequence ATGACTACACGACGCTATGATGAACAAGAAAGACGCAAACTGTTAATGGCAAGATTGATTACCGATATTCCTTTTATGGTCAGTGTTGCTTTAAAAGAAGATCTCGGTCAGGTCGTTGATTATAAAAGGGATATTACAGGGCAGCTATTAAATGAAGATGCCCAAGCTACAGCTCGAATTATTACCCGTGAAGAAGGTATTTTTTGCGGACAAAAATGGCTCGAGGAGGTTTTTTACCAACTAGGTAATAAAGTTAAGGTGGATTGGAAGGTTCAAGACGGCGATAAGGTTTCACCAGATCAAATATTATGTGAGATGAGAGGACCTTCTCAAATTCTACTCACTGGTGAAAGAACGGCGTTGAATTTTGTGCAAACGCTATCTTCGGTTTCCACAGTGACTGCAAAGTATGTTGCTTTTCTTGAAGGTACTCGAACTAAATTATTAGATACCCGTAAAACTATCCCAGGTTTGCGGAGCGCATTAAAGTATGCAGTTCTCATGGGGGGGGGATATAACCACCGATTAGGTTTGTCTGATGCTTATCTAATCAAAGAAAATCATATTATTTCAGCCGGCTCTGTTTCCCAAGCGGTATCGCTTGCTCGCCAAGCTCATTTAGATGTTCCTATTGAAGTCGAGGTCGAAAATCTAGAAGAGCTGTTACAGGCTCTCAAAGCTCAAGCTGATATTATTATGCTTGATAACTTTACGACTGACATGATGAAAGATGCCGTTGTTCTCACGGATGGTAAAGCTGCTTTAGAAGTATCAGGAAATGTGACAGATAAAACGATCCGAGAGTTTGCATTGACAGGTATTGATTTCATTTCAGTAGGCGCCTTGACGAAACATATTCAGGCATTAGATCTCTCAATGCGATTCATTGAACCTGAAAGCCAGACTGAGCTGATTTAA
- the ampD gene encoding 1,6-anhydro-N-acetylmuramyl-L-alanine amidase AmpD, whose product MKIHDGWLNNVTHIPSLHHDDRPEGEEPSLLVIHNISLPPGQFGGPYINQLFTGTLNPEEHPFFDDIKHLRVSAHCLIRRDGEIIQYVPFNKRAWHAGQSNYQGREKCNDFSIGIELEGTDYEAFTEAQYITLAKLTKLLITEFPQIEQNITGHSDIAPHRKTDPGPYFDWLHYKNAL is encoded by the coding sequence ATGAAAATACATGATGGTTGGCTAAATAATGTGACTCATATCCCTTCCCTACATCATGATGACCGGCCTGAGGGCGAAGAACCTTCACTTCTCGTCATTCACAATATCAGCCTTCCACCTGGGCAGTTTGGTGGTCCTTATATTAACCAACTATTTACTGGCACTTTAAATCCCGAAGAACACCCTTTTTTCGATGACATTAAACATCTACGTGTTTCAGCCCATTGCCTCATCCGTCGTGATGGAGAAATTATTCAATATGTACCTTTCAATAAGCGCGCATGGCATGCAGGACAATCCAATTATCAAGGACGAGAAAAATGTAACGACTTCTCTATCGGCATTGAACTTGAAGGTACGGATTATGAAGCCTTCACTGAAGCTCAATATATAACTTTAGCCAAACTCACCAAGTTACTGATAACTGAATTCCCTCAGATTGAGCAGAATATTACAGGTCATAGCGATATTGCTCCCCATCGAAAAACTGACCCAGGCCCTTACTTTGATTGGCTGCACTATAAAAACGCACTCTAA
- the ppdD gene encoding prepilin peptidase-dependent pilin yields the protein MDQKGFSLIEIMVVIAIISILSAVAIPGYQSYMQKAAMTDVLQTILPYKNSVELCSFNQGLLDKCNSGKEDIPSNIKGKYLKQVDAKAGVITFVGDKTLTGLTGILTPTSSTATSPFSWSINCQADTNADLKKLCEKTLNF from the coding sequence ATGGATCAGAAAGGATTTTCCTTAATCGAAATAATGGTTGTTATCGCAATAATTTCAATACTCAGTGCAGTTGCTATACCGGGTTATCAAAGCTATATGCAAAAAGCAGCCATGACCGATGTACTACAAACAATTTTGCCTTATAAAAACAGTGTGGAACTGTGTAGCTTTAACCAAGGTCTTTTAGACAAATGTAATTCAGGAAAAGAAGATATACCGAGCAATATAAAAGGAAAGTATCTAAAACAGGTTGATGCAAAAGCAGGTGTCATTACCTTTGTTGGTGACAAAACATTAACGGGTCTTACGGGTATTTTGACCCCCACCAGCTCAACAGCCACATCGCCATTTTCGTGGAGTATCAATTGCCAAGCTGATACTAATGCGGATCTAAAAAAACTTTGTGAGAAAACACTGAACTTCTAA
- a CDS encoding ATPase, T2SS/T4P/T4SS family, with translation MRTSRESHYIFKELKVLCDKNYIVIIDYNEKRLSIATIETPNDNLLSTLRFIASVPVCYEIWPKEKIDHYFNRHVLEINDEENDYQANTLEPINVVSPAVDFVDDLLKMAVRKRASDIHLEPTKHNLKIRLRVDGKLYVIPSPPHEINNEVIARIKILSKMNIAEKRMPQDGQMNWNFERKNFSIRLSSIPTLHGEKLVLRLLNTQLKYSLEQIGMCPTLLPLLKNTLQKPQGLILVTGPTGSGKTVTLYSALEYLNQTSRNISTIEDPIEIPLGGINQTQVHEKYSLTFAFILRALLRQDPDVIMIGEIRDEETAQIAARAAQTGHLVLSTLHTNCTVSAITRMEQLGVDRNQLQSCLKMVIAQRLVRKLCTYCKQETTRITPINPMRNINEYHSTGCEHCFSGFMGRTAIYEYLDQTQLDFILKDNGDLADNFKNLFQAGLERVEAGETTLQEIYSVIGQGE, from the coding sequence ATGCGCACATCTAGGGAAAGCCATTATATTTTCAAAGAACTCAAAGTGCTTTGTGACAAAAACTATATCGTGATTATCGATTACAACGAAAAAAGGCTATCCATCGCTACGATAGAAACACCCAATGATAATTTATTATCCACATTACGTTTTATTGCCAGCGTACCCGTTTGTTATGAAATATGGCCTAAAGAAAAAATTGACCATTATTTCAATCGCCATGTTTTAGAAATCAATGACGAGGAAAATGATTATCAGGCTAACACTCTTGAACCTATCAATGTGGTATCGCCTGCCGTTGATTTTGTCGATGATTTATTAAAGATGGCGGTAAGAAAGCGTGCATCTGATATTCACCTTGAACCAACCAAGCATAACCTAAAAATTCGCCTTAGAGTGGATGGAAAACTCTACGTTATCCCTTCACCGCCTCATGAAATAAACAATGAGGTTATTGCCCGAATAAAAATATTGTCAAAAATGAATATTGCAGAAAAAAGAATGCCTCAGGATGGGCAAATGAATTGGAATTTTGAGCGCAAGAACTTTAGTATCCGTCTTTCCAGCATACCCACACTTCACGGTGAGAAATTAGTTCTGAGATTATTAAATACTCAGCTGAAATACTCCCTTGAACAAATTGGAATGTGCCCGACTCTATTACCCTTACTAAAAAACACATTACAAAAACCGCAAGGATTGATTCTCGTGACGGGACCTACAGGTAGCGGTAAAACTGTCACACTTTATAGTGCACTGGAATACCTTAATCAAACATCAAGAAATATATCCACCATTGAAGACCCTATTGAGATCCCCCTAGGGGGAATCAACCAAACACAAGTACACGAAAAATATTCACTTACTTTTGCTTTTATTCTTCGTGCACTACTTCGACAAGATCCTGATGTTATTATGATAGGTGAAATTAGAGACGAAGAAACTGCTCAAATAGCTGCTCGAGCTGCACAAACAGGCCACCTTGTTCTATCAACGCTCCATACTAATTGTACAGTCAGTGCTATTACACGCATGGAACAACTAGGCGTTGATAGAAACCAGCTTCAATCTTGTTTAAAAATGGTTATCGCTCAGCGCTTAGTTAGAAAACTATGCACATACTGTAAACAAGAAACGACACGCATTACTCCGATAAACCCAATGCGGAATATTAATGAATATCACTCTACAGGGTGCGAACACTGTTTTTCTGGATTTATGGGGCGCACCGCAATTTATGAATACCTCGATCAAACGCAACTTGACTTTATATTAAAAGATAATGGTGATTTAGCTGATAATTTCAAAAATTTATTTCAAGCAGGCCTTGAACGAGTTGAAGCTGGAGAAACAACATTACAAGAAATTTATTCCGTCATCGGGCAAGGAGAGTAA